The following are encoded in a window of Numida meleagris isolate 19003 breed g44 Domestic line chromosome 9, NumMel1.0, whole genome shotgun sequence genomic DNA:
- the TTLL6 gene encoding tubulin polyglutamylase TTLL6 isoform X1 yields MLAAGQIWQLALWGVSNTRVCWKAVVSFLPSPLGRGLVASLSSSCVVSFNSSIPSINLTSCKYESVRRAALCCGLKEVGDNEDWTVYWTDYSVSLERVMEMKRFQKINHFPGMIEICRKDLLARNLNRMLKLFPKEYNIFPRTWSLPADYGDFQAYRRRRKTRTFICKPDSGCQGRGIFITRNPEEIKHGEHMICQQYISKPFLIDGFKFDMRIYVLVTSCDPLRIFVYEEGLARFATMRYIDPRRRNLLSVNEGFLRFLSQGDICMHLTNYAINKRNANFVQDDMMGSKRKLSTLNAWMMDNSYNTTKLWEDIEDIIIKTLISAHPVVKHNYQSCFPNHTTSCACFEILGFDILLDRNLKPWLLEVNHSPSFTTDSHLDREVKDALLFDTINLINVHACNKRKVMEEDKQRAKERLLQAHRAPHVSRHEELESSQAAWLSEAEDYENSHLGSYRRIYPGYGTDKYEPFFKQSSSLFKETASSKAREKCTRQQLEEIRMKKEKSEAVTSKKKKERKEELQGESATDKSMIHNKTPASATHLTYRSTKMWDKKTQHVQYDSMQPQDILENEEKKRVNALARRKNLIQGLGIVDQLSQLLPTTERSSDTLRPCIVTSEIQTQFLWDTLQAQHPAPLMTVVPLSIPRGTAWPSGQPSALKHSTKAQLLAGQHPALGTLLVRGHSIPCQEQHAAQRGPRPQDRGYPWSRAAEPAAVTQPCAKTRGTPASTWQLAVARNKVEQCDIGRPLCAGSVHPGSLGCLARAGKAMGDGSFSGVTVQELLIVPAALVLHARAPHCASAMDFRDVRSTGKGQRRRLQPPSGTVAAEEHAPSVCPCSGPGVLRDVEA; encoded by the exons AATTCCAGCATCCCATCCATTAACCTGACCAGCTGCAAGTATGAGAGCG TGCGTCGTGCCGCACTATGCTGCGGGCTGAAAGAAGTGGGAGATAACGAGGACTGGACAGTGTATTGGACTGACTATTCAGTCTCTCTGGAACGTGTCATGGAGATGAAACGGTTTCAG AAAATCAACCATTTTCCTGGCATGATAGAGATCTGCCGTAAGGACTTGTTGGCTCGCAACCTTAACCGCATGCTCAAACTCTTCCCCAAGGAGTACAATATTTTTCCCCGTACGTGGAGCCTGCCGGCTGA CTATGGAGACTTCCAGGCCTACAGACGCAGGAGGAAAACCAGAACGTTCATCTGCAAGCCAGACAGCGGCTGCCAAGGTCGAGGTATCTTCATAACACGTAATCCAGAAGAGATCAAACACGGAGAGCACATGATCTGCCAGCAGTATATCTCTAAG CCTTTCCTTATTGATGGCTTTAAGTTTGACATGCGTATCTATGTGCTGGTCACATCTTGTGACCCACTGAGGATTTTTGTCTACGAGGAGGGTCTGGCCCGGTTTGCCACCATGAGGTACATCGATCCCCGCAGGAGAAacctg TTAAGTGTAAATGAAGGTTTCTTGCGGTTCCTCTCTCAGGGTGATATCTGCATGCATTTGACCAATTATGCTATCAACAAACGTAATGCAAACTTCGTCCAGGATGACATGATGGGCAGTAAGAG GAAACTCTCCACTCTGAATGCCTGGATGATGGATAACAGCTACAACACAACAAAACTCTGGGAAGATATTGAAGATATAATTATAAAGACTCTCATTTCAGCTCACCCTGTGGTGAAGCACAATTACCAAAGCTGCTTTCCTAACCACACTACCAGCTGTGCCTGTTTTGAGATACTGGGTTTTGATATTTTGCTAGACAGAAATCTGAAACCTTGGCTGCTAGAG GTGAACCACTCTCCCAGCTTCACCACAGACTCTCACCTGGACCGTGAGGTGAAGGATGCTCTTCTCTTTGACACCATCAACTTGATAAATGTGCATGCCTGTAACAAAAGGAAAGTGATGGAGGAAGACAAACAGCGGGCAAAGGAACGACTCCTCCAGGCTCATCGGGCTCCTCATGTATCCAG ACATGAGGAGTTAGAGAGCAGCCAGGCAGCCTGGCTCTCTGAGGCAGAGGACTATGAGAACTCACACCTGGGCAGCTACCGGCGCATTTACCCAGGGTATGGAACTGACAAGTATGAGCCATTTTtcaagcagagcagctccctctTCAAGGAGACAGCATCATCCAAAGCACGGGAGAAGTGTACCAG GCAACAACTGGAAGAAATTCgcatgaagaaagaaaagtcagaagCTGTtaccagcaagaaaaaaaaagagaggaaagaagagctgcagggagagtCAGCCACAGACAAATCCATGATCCATAACAAAACCCCAGCTTCTGCAACCCACCTCACCTACAGAAGCACAAAGATGTGGGATAAAAAG ACACAGCACGTGCAGTATGACTCCATGCAGCCCCAGGacattctggaaaatgaagagaagaaaagagtgaaTGCTCTTGCAAGGCGCAAGAACCTTATCCAAGGCCTGGGCATCGTAGatcagctctcccagctgcttcCCACAACGGAGAGATCATCTGACACCCTCAGACCCTGCATTGTTACCTCTGAGATCCAG ACGCAGTTTCTTTGGGACACGCTGCAGGCACAGCACCCTGCTCCCTTGATGACCGTCGTCCCCCTCTCGATCCCAAGAGGCACCGCGTGGCCTTCAGGACAGCCTTCTGCTCTCAAGCACAGCACCAaggcacagctgctggctggccAGCACCCTGCCCTGGGCACCCTCTTGGTTCGAGGCCACAGCATCCCTTGCCAGGAGCAGCACGCAGCGCAGCGCGGCCCCCGGCCCCAGGACAGGGGCTACCcatggagcagggctgcagagccagcagcagttACTCAGCCCTGTGCTAAAACCAGGGGAACGCCAGCGAGCACCTGGCAGCTCGCTGTAGCCAGGAACAAGGTGGAACAAT GTGACATTGGGCGGCCGCTCTGCGCAGGCAGTGTTCACCCTGGGTCCTTGGGTTGCCTGGCTCGTGCAGGCAAGGCCATGGGTGACGGCAGCTTCAGTGGTGTCACAGTGCAGGAGCTCCTCATAGTCCCCGCCGCCCTCGTGCTGCACGCACGTGCCCCGCACTGCGCCAGCGCCATGGATTTCCGCGACGTGAGAAGCACAGGTAAGGGGCAGAGGCGGCGCCTCCAGCCTCCCTCGGGCACCGTGGCTGCCGAAGAGCACGCTCCATCCGTGTGCCCTTGCTCTGGTCCTGGGGTCCTGCGGGACGTCGAGGCCTAA
- the TTLL6 gene encoding tubulin polyglutamylase TTLL6 isoform X2 has product MGTAAAPSGAMEAGAGGGPGAAGPSGSAAPGDEPGAAASSPRPRKKRKKCSIPSINLTSCKYESVRRAALCCGLKEVGDNEDWTVYWTDYSVSLERVMEMKRFQKINHFPGMIEICRKDLLARNLNRMLKLFPKEYNIFPRTWSLPADYGDFQAYRRRRKTRTFICKPDSGCQGRGIFITRNPEEIKHGEHMICQQYISKPFLIDGFKFDMRIYVLVTSCDPLRIFVYEEGLARFATMRYIDPRRRNLLSVNEGFLRFLSQGDICMHLTNYAINKRNANFVQDDMMGSKRKLSTLNAWMMDNSYNTTKLWEDIEDIIIKTLISAHPVVKHNYQSCFPNHTTSCACFEILGFDILLDRNLKPWLLEVNHSPSFTTDSHLDREVKDALLFDTINLINVHACNKRKVMEEDKQRAKERLLQAHRAPHVSRHEELESSQAAWLSEAEDYENSHLGSYRRIYPGYGTDKYEPFFKQSSSLFKETASSKAREKCTRQQLEEIRMKKEKSEAVTSKKKKERKEELQGESATDKSMIHNKTPASATHLTYRSTKMWDKKTQHVQYDSMQPQDILENEEKKRVNALARRKNLIQGLGIVDQLSQLLPTTERSSDTLRPCIVTSEIQTQFLWDTLQAQHPAPLMTVVPLSIPRGTAWPSGQPSALKHSTKAQLLAGQHPALGTLLVRGHSIPCQEQHAAQRGPRPQDRGYPWSRAAEPAAVTQPCAKTRGTPASTWQLAVARNKVEQCDIGRPLCAGSVHPGSLGCLARAGKAMGDGSFSGVTVQELLIVPAALVLHARAPHCASAMDFRDVRSTGKGQRRRLQPPSGTVAAEEHAPSVCPCSGPGVLRDVEA; this is encoded by the exons CATCCCATCCATTAACCTGACCAGCTGCAAGTATGAGAGCG TGCGTCGTGCCGCACTATGCTGCGGGCTGAAAGAAGTGGGAGATAACGAGGACTGGACAGTGTATTGGACTGACTATTCAGTCTCTCTGGAACGTGTCATGGAGATGAAACGGTTTCAG AAAATCAACCATTTTCCTGGCATGATAGAGATCTGCCGTAAGGACTTGTTGGCTCGCAACCTTAACCGCATGCTCAAACTCTTCCCCAAGGAGTACAATATTTTTCCCCGTACGTGGAGCCTGCCGGCTGA CTATGGAGACTTCCAGGCCTACAGACGCAGGAGGAAAACCAGAACGTTCATCTGCAAGCCAGACAGCGGCTGCCAAGGTCGAGGTATCTTCATAACACGTAATCCAGAAGAGATCAAACACGGAGAGCACATGATCTGCCAGCAGTATATCTCTAAG CCTTTCCTTATTGATGGCTTTAAGTTTGACATGCGTATCTATGTGCTGGTCACATCTTGTGACCCACTGAGGATTTTTGTCTACGAGGAGGGTCTGGCCCGGTTTGCCACCATGAGGTACATCGATCCCCGCAGGAGAAacctg TTAAGTGTAAATGAAGGTTTCTTGCGGTTCCTCTCTCAGGGTGATATCTGCATGCATTTGACCAATTATGCTATCAACAAACGTAATGCAAACTTCGTCCAGGATGACATGATGGGCAGTAAGAG GAAACTCTCCACTCTGAATGCCTGGATGATGGATAACAGCTACAACACAACAAAACTCTGGGAAGATATTGAAGATATAATTATAAAGACTCTCATTTCAGCTCACCCTGTGGTGAAGCACAATTACCAAAGCTGCTTTCCTAACCACACTACCAGCTGTGCCTGTTTTGAGATACTGGGTTTTGATATTTTGCTAGACAGAAATCTGAAACCTTGGCTGCTAGAG GTGAACCACTCTCCCAGCTTCACCACAGACTCTCACCTGGACCGTGAGGTGAAGGATGCTCTTCTCTTTGACACCATCAACTTGATAAATGTGCATGCCTGTAACAAAAGGAAAGTGATGGAGGAAGACAAACAGCGGGCAAAGGAACGACTCCTCCAGGCTCATCGGGCTCCTCATGTATCCAG ACATGAGGAGTTAGAGAGCAGCCAGGCAGCCTGGCTCTCTGAGGCAGAGGACTATGAGAACTCACACCTGGGCAGCTACCGGCGCATTTACCCAGGGTATGGAACTGACAAGTATGAGCCATTTTtcaagcagagcagctccctctTCAAGGAGACAGCATCATCCAAAGCACGGGAGAAGTGTACCAG GCAACAACTGGAAGAAATTCgcatgaagaaagaaaagtcagaagCTGTtaccagcaagaaaaaaaaagagaggaaagaagagctgcagggagagtCAGCCACAGACAAATCCATGATCCATAACAAAACCCCAGCTTCTGCAACCCACCTCACCTACAGAAGCACAAAGATGTGGGATAAAAAG ACACAGCACGTGCAGTATGACTCCATGCAGCCCCAGGacattctggaaaatgaagagaagaaaagagtgaaTGCTCTTGCAAGGCGCAAGAACCTTATCCAAGGCCTGGGCATCGTAGatcagctctcccagctgcttcCCACAACGGAGAGATCATCTGACACCCTCAGACCCTGCATTGTTACCTCTGAGATCCAG ACGCAGTTTCTTTGGGACACGCTGCAGGCACAGCACCCTGCTCCCTTGATGACCGTCGTCCCCCTCTCGATCCCAAGAGGCACCGCGTGGCCTTCAGGACAGCCTTCTGCTCTCAAGCACAGCACCAaggcacagctgctggctggccAGCACCCTGCCCTGGGCACCCTCTTGGTTCGAGGCCACAGCATCCCTTGCCAGGAGCAGCACGCAGCGCAGCGCGGCCCCCGGCCCCAGGACAGGGGCTACCcatggagcagggctgcagagccagcagcagttACTCAGCCCTGTGCTAAAACCAGGGGAACGCCAGCGAGCACCTGGCAGCTCGCTGTAGCCAGGAACAAGGTGGAACAAT GTGACATTGGGCGGCCGCTCTGCGCAGGCAGTGTTCACCCTGGGTCCTTGGGTTGCCTGGCTCGTGCAGGCAAGGCCATGGGTGACGGCAGCTTCAGTGGTGTCACAGTGCAGGAGCTCCTCATAGTCCCCGCCGCCCTCGTGCTGCACGCACGTGCCCCGCACTGCGCCAGCGCCATGGATTTCCGCGACGTGAGAAGCACAGGTAAGGGGCAGAGGCGGCGCCTCCAGCCTCCCTCGGGCACCGTGGCTGCCGAAGAGCACGCTCCATCCGTGTGCCCTTGCTCTGGTCCTGGGGTCCTGCGGGACGTCGAGGCCTAA
- the TTLL6 gene encoding tubulin polyglutamylase TTLL6 isoform X8, whose translation MEMKRFQKINHFPGMIEICRKDLLARNLNRMLKLFPKEYNIFPRTWSLPADYGDFQAYRRRRKTRTFICKPDSGCQGRGIFITRNPEEIKHGEHMICQQYISKPFLIDGFKFDMRIYVLVTSCDPLRIFVYEEGLARFATMRYIDPRRRNLLSVNEGFLRFLSQGDICMHLTNYAINKRNANFVQDDMMGSKRKLSTLNAWMMDNSYNTTKLWEDIEDIIIKTLISAHPVVKHNYQSCFPNHTTSCACFEILGFDILLDRNLKPWLLEVNHSPSFTTDSHLDREVKDALLFDTINLINVHACNKRKVMEEDKQRAKERLLQAHRAPHVSRHEELESSQAAWLSEAEDYENSHLGSYRRIYPGYGTDKYEPFFKQSSSLFKETASSKAREKCTRQQLEEIRMKKEKSEAVTSKKKKERKEELQGESATDKSMIHNKTPASATHLTYRSTKMWDKKTQHVQYDSMQPQDILENEEKKRVNALARRKNLIQGLGIVDQLSQLLPTTERSSDTLRPCIVTSEIQTQFLWDTLQAQHPAPLMTVVPLSIPRGTAWPSGQPSALKHSTKAQLLAGQHPALGTLLVRGHSIPCQEQHAAQRGPRPQDRGYPWSRAAEPAAVTQPCAKTRGTPASTWQLAVARNKVEQCDIGRPLCAGSVHPGSLGCLARAGKAMGDGSFSGVTVQELLIVPAALVLHARAPHCASAMDFRDVRSTGKGQRRRLQPPSGTVAAEEHAPSVCPCSGPGVLRDVEA comes from the exons ATGGAGATGAAACGGTTTCAG AAAATCAACCATTTTCCTGGCATGATAGAGATCTGCCGTAAGGACTTGTTGGCTCGCAACCTTAACCGCATGCTCAAACTCTTCCCCAAGGAGTACAATATTTTTCCCCGTACGTGGAGCCTGCCGGCTGA CTATGGAGACTTCCAGGCCTACAGACGCAGGAGGAAAACCAGAACGTTCATCTGCAAGCCAGACAGCGGCTGCCAAGGTCGAGGTATCTTCATAACACGTAATCCAGAAGAGATCAAACACGGAGAGCACATGATCTGCCAGCAGTATATCTCTAAG CCTTTCCTTATTGATGGCTTTAAGTTTGACATGCGTATCTATGTGCTGGTCACATCTTGTGACCCACTGAGGATTTTTGTCTACGAGGAGGGTCTGGCCCGGTTTGCCACCATGAGGTACATCGATCCCCGCAGGAGAAacctg TTAAGTGTAAATGAAGGTTTCTTGCGGTTCCTCTCTCAGGGTGATATCTGCATGCATTTGACCAATTATGCTATCAACAAACGTAATGCAAACTTCGTCCAGGATGACATGATGGGCAGTAAGAG GAAACTCTCCACTCTGAATGCCTGGATGATGGATAACAGCTACAACACAACAAAACTCTGGGAAGATATTGAAGATATAATTATAAAGACTCTCATTTCAGCTCACCCTGTGGTGAAGCACAATTACCAAAGCTGCTTTCCTAACCACACTACCAGCTGTGCCTGTTTTGAGATACTGGGTTTTGATATTTTGCTAGACAGAAATCTGAAACCTTGGCTGCTAGAG GTGAACCACTCTCCCAGCTTCACCACAGACTCTCACCTGGACCGTGAGGTGAAGGATGCTCTTCTCTTTGACACCATCAACTTGATAAATGTGCATGCCTGTAACAAAAGGAAAGTGATGGAGGAAGACAAACAGCGGGCAAAGGAACGACTCCTCCAGGCTCATCGGGCTCCTCATGTATCCAG ACATGAGGAGTTAGAGAGCAGCCAGGCAGCCTGGCTCTCTGAGGCAGAGGACTATGAGAACTCACACCTGGGCAGCTACCGGCGCATTTACCCAGGGTATGGAACTGACAAGTATGAGCCATTTTtcaagcagagcagctccctctTCAAGGAGACAGCATCATCCAAAGCACGGGAGAAGTGTACCAG GCAACAACTGGAAGAAATTCgcatgaagaaagaaaagtcagaagCTGTtaccagcaagaaaaaaaaagagaggaaagaagagctgcagggagagtCAGCCACAGACAAATCCATGATCCATAACAAAACCCCAGCTTCTGCAACCCACCTCACCTACAGAAGCACAAAGATGTGGGATAAAAAG ACACAGCACGTGCAGTATGACTCCATGCAGCCCCAGGacattctggaaaatgaagagaagaaaagagtgaaTGCTCTTGCAAGGCGCAAGAACCTTATCCAAGGCCTGGGCATCGTAGatcagctctcccagctgcttcCCACAACGGAGAGATCATCTGACACCCTCAGACCCTGCATTGTTACCTCTGAGATCCAG ACGCAGTTTCTTTGGGACACGCTGCAGGCACAGCACCCTGCTCCCTTGATGACCGTCGTCCCCCTCTCGATCCCAAGAGGCACCGCGTGGCCTTCAGGACAGCCTTCTGCTCTCAAGCACAGCACCAaggcacagctgctggctggccAGCACCCTGCCCTGGGCACCCTCTTGGTTCGAGGCCACAGCATCCCTTGCCAGGAGCAGCACGCAGCGCAGCGCGGCCCCCGGCCCCAGGACAGGGGCTACCcatggagcagggctgcagagccagcagcagttACTCAGCCCTGTGCTAAAACCAGGGGAACGCCAGCGAGCACCTGGCAGCTCGCTGTAGCCAGGAACAAGGTGGAACAAT GTGACATTGGGCGGCCGCTCTGCGCAGGCAGTGTTCACCCTGGGTCCTTGGGTTGCCTGGCTCGTGCAGGCAAGGCCATGGGTGACGGCAGCTTCAGTGGTGTCACAGTGCAGGAGCTCCTCATAGTCCCCGCCGCCCTCGTGCTGCACGCACGTGCCCCGCACTGCGCCAGCGCCATGGATTTCCGCGACGTGAGAAGCACAGGTAAGGGGCAGAGGCGGCGCCTCCAGCCTCCCTCGGGCACCGTGGCTGCCGAAGAGCACGCTCCATCCGTGTGCCCTTGCTCTGGTCCTGGGGTCCTGCGGGACGTCGAGGCCTAA
- the TTLL6 gene encoding tubulin polyglutamylase TTLL6 isoform X5, whose translation MGTAAAPSGAMEAGAGGGPGAAGPSGSAAPGDEPGAAASSPRPRKKRKKCSIPSINLTSCKYESVRRAALCCGLKEVGDNEDWTVYWTDYSVSLERVMEMKRFQKINHFPGMIEICRKDLLARNLNRMLKLFPKEYNIFPRTWSLPADYGDFQAYRRRRKTRTFICKPDSGCQGRGIFITRNPEEIKHGEHMICQQYISKPFLIDGFKFDMRIYVLVTSCDPLRIFVYEEGLARFATMRYIDPRRRNLGDICMHLTNYAINKRNANFVQDDMMGSKRKLSTLNAWMMDNSYNTTKLWEDIEDIIIKTLISAHPVVKHNYQSCFPNHTTSCACFEILGFDILLDRNLKPWLLEVNHSPSFTTDSHLDREVKDALLFDTINLINVHACNKRKVMEEDKQRAKERLLQAHRAPHVSRHEELESSQAAWLSEAEDYENSHLGSYRRIYPGYGTDKYEPFFKQSSSLFKETASSKAREKCTRQQLEEIRMKKEKSEAVTSKKKKERKEELQGESATDKSMIHNKTPASATHLTYRSTKMWDKKTQHVQYDSMQPQDILENEEKKRVNALARRKNLIQGLGIVDQLSQLLPTTERSSDTLRPCIVTSEIQTQFLWDTLQAQHPAPLMTVVPLSIPRGTAWPSGQPSALKHSTKAQLLAGQHPALGTLLVRGHSIPCQEQHAAQRGPRPQDRGYPWSRAAEPAAVTQPCAKTRGTPASTWQLAVARNKVEQCDIGRPLCAGSVHPGSLGCLARAGKAMGDGSFSGVTVQELLIVPAALVLHARAPHCASAMDFRDVRSTGRGGGGRRPGCGGSWARGAAPPSGR comes from the exons CATCCCATCCATTAACCTGACCAGCTGCAAGTATGAGAGCG TGCGTCGTGCCGCACTATGCTGCGGGCTGAAAGAAGTGGGAGATAACGAGGACTGGACAGTGTATTGGACTGACTATTCAGTCTCTCTGGAACGTGTCATGGAGATGAAACGGTTTCAG AAAATCAACCATTTTCCTGGCATGATAGAGATCTGCCGTAAGGACTTGTTGGCTCGCAACCTTAACCGCATGCTCAAACTCTTCCCCAAGGAGTACAATATTTTTCCCCGTACGTGGAGCCTGCCGGCTGA CTATGGAGACTTCCAGGCCTACAGACGCAGGAGGAAAACCAGAACGTTCATCTGCAAGCCAGACAGCGGCTGCCAAGGTCGAGGTATCTTCATAACACGTAATCCAGAAGAGATCAAACACGGAGAGCACATGATCTGCCAGCAGTATATCTCTAAG CCTTTCCTTATTGATGGCTTTAAGTTTGACATGCGTATCTATGTGCTGGTCACATCTTGTGACCCACTGAGGATTTTTGTCTACGAGGAGGGTCTGGCCCGGTTTGCCACCATGAGGTACATCGATCCCCGCAGGAGAAacctg GGTGATATCTGCATGCATTTGACCAATTATGCTATCAACAAACGTAATGCAAACTTCGTCCAGGATGACATGATGGGCAGTAAGAG GAAACTCTCCACTCTGAATGCCTGGATGATGGATAACAGCTACAACACAACAAAACTCTGGGAAGATATTGAAGATATAATTATAAAGACTCTCATTTCAGCTCACCCTGTGGTGAAGCACAATTACCAAAGCTGCTTTCCTAACCACACTACCAGCTGTGCCTGTTTTGAGATACTGGGTTTTGATATTTTGCTAGACAGAAATCTGAAACCTTGGCTGCTAGAG GTGAACCACTCTCCCAGCTTCACCACAGACTCTCACCTGGACCGTGAGGTGAAGGATGCTCTTCTCTTTGACACCATCAACTTGATAAATGTGCATGCCTGTAACAAAAGGAAAGTGATGGAGGAAGACAAACAGCGGGCAAAGGAACGACTCCTCCAGGCTCATCGGGCTCCTCATGTATCCAG ACATGAGGAGTTAGAGAGCAGCCAGGCAGCCTGGCTCTCTGAGGCAGAGGACTATGAGAACTCACACCTGGGCAGCTACCGGCGCATTTACCCAGGGTATGGAACTGACAAGTATGAGCCATTTTtcaagcagagcagctccctctTCAAGGAGACAGCATCATCCAAAGCACGGGAGAAGTGTACCAG GCAACAACTGGAAGAAATTCgcatgaagaaagaaaagtcagaagCTGTtaccagcaagaaaaaaaaagagaggaaagaagagctgcagggagagtCAGCCACAGACAAATCCATGATCCATAACAAAACCCCAGCTTCTGCAACCCACCTCACCTACAGAAGCACAAAGATGTGGGATAAAAAG ACACAGCACGTGCAGTATGACTCCATGCAGCCCCAGGacattctggaaaatgaagagaagaaaagagtgaaTGCTCTTGCAAGGCGCAAGAACCTTATCCAAGGCCTGGGCATCGTAGatcagctctcccagctgcttcCCACAACGGAGAGATCATCTGACACCCTCAGACCCTGCATTGTTACCTCTGAGATCCAG ACGCAGTTTCTTTGGGACACGCTGCAGGCACAGCACCCTGCTCCCTTGATGACCGTCGTCCCCCTCTCGATCCCAAGAGGCACCGCGTGGCCTTCAGGACAGCCTTCTGCTCTCAAGCACAGCACCAaggcacagctgctggctggccAGCACCCTGCCCTGGGCACCCTCTTGGTTCGAGGCCACAGCATCCCTTGCCAGGAGCAGCACGCAGCGCAGCGCGGCCCCCGGCCCCAGGACAGGGGCTACCcatggagcagggctgcagagccagcagcagttACTCAGCCCTGTGCTAAAACCAGGGGAACGCCAGCGAGCACCTGGCAGCTCGCTGTAGCCAGGAACAAGGTGGAACAAT GTGACATTGGGCGGCCGCTCTGCGCAGGCAGTGTTCACCCTGGGTCCTTGGGTTGCCTGGCTCGTGCAGGCAAGGCCATGGGTGACGGCAGCTTCAGTGGTGTCACAGTGCAGGAGCTCCTCATAGTCCCCGCCGCCCTCGTGCTGCACGCACGTGCCCCGCACTGCGCCAGCGCCATGGATTTCCGCGACGTGAGAAGCACAG GGCGcggaggcggcgggcggcggcccGGCTGCGGCGGGAGCTGGGCGCGGGGCGCGGCGCCCCCGAGCGGACGCTGA